One Bombina bombina isolate aBomBom1 chromosome 5, aBomBom1.pri, whole genome shotgun sequence DNA segment encodes these proteins:
- the LOC128660080 gene encoding uncharacterized protein LOC128660080 isoform X2: MSEENLPHWRTSTSNNPSNSPTLEPKVELKDEPADSDAACNASDAQMSPSTSQGTSVQVRDSLGLNPLGPSPFTGRKRKANFSNEETDTLVRDVVKHFSALYGSEALRTESTRRNQRRSQLWTQIQKHVNELGYTPRTIDDLKHKWRDLRLDVKRKITQKKAAKPPTPGVTPIIDTKLTPLEDLVASTIGHHCTLDGEQEAMYMEPSVPRQSIFFTCRSPPPVSEVRNERPQTTATPRPNADISVMPPLVSTSPAQVAFVQLSDGDSEEQEMDTTPAISIKPFQGPWATIEKMCTIVPTAPDTLAIGSQILIPTQPSLVSAQPEIMTVKQEIISSKTVTEVHRCNSQNSIISSPEDSLGNLTGQDEWSINGGSKNSAPCLEPGKEPLKLKVEEDEVERADTDARSVSQGLAQCSWQEENQDEWERQTGSPHQSENAQEDSIPSSASQDGEPSSAEDLPTNGDYSCMPDEHRAQWRTNMQRLLELEEQWDRMYHHELGIWEEDRAQQQQQRAQDRELQQQLISVLTDIRDELRQLRQERAAARLSQPAPTTNGSNEIPSASSSSRITSSSRITSSSLITSSSLNTSSSLSTSSSLNTSSSLNTSSSLNTSHSLNTSLPTTPLILKITPQPSTQPSTRPSTQLRRRGRPPRTIRPNTEAPKQS, encoded by the exons ATGTCTGAGGAAAACCTGCCCCACTGGCGGACAAGCACCAG TAATAACCCATCAAACTCTCCAACGCTAGAACCAAAGGTGGAGCTTAAAGATGAACCTGCTGACTCGGATGCTGCCTGCAATGCTTCGGATGCCCAAATGTCTCCATCCACTTCACAAGGGACATCTGTCCAAGTCAGAGACTCTTTGGGACTTAATCCTCTAGGTCCAAGTCCATTCACAGGCAGGAAGAGGAAAGCCAACTTCTCTAATGAGGAGACAGATACATTGGTAAGGGATGTGGTTAAGCACTTCAGCGCCCTTTATGGTTCAGAAGCTCTCCGAACAGAATCCACCCGTAGGAACCAAAGGCGAAGCCAGCTATGGACCCAGATCCAGAAGCATGTTAATGAACTGGGATACACGCCCCGCACCATTGATGACTTGAAGCACAAGTGGAGGGACCTGCGATTAGATGTGAAGAGGAAGATCACTCAAAAAAAGGCTGCCAAGCCTCCTACTCCTGGAGTGACTCCAATTATAGACACCAAGCTCACTCCCCTGGAGGATCTAGTGGCCTCTACCATAGGGCACCATTGCACCTTAGATGGAGAGCAGGAAGCAATGTATATGGAGCCGA GCGTTCCAAGGCAGTCCATCTTCTTCACATGTAGAAGCCCCCCTCCTGTGTCTGAAGTGCGAAACGAAAGGCCTCAAACCACTG ctacCCCCAGGCCAAATGCTGACATCTCCGTTATGCCCCCGCTTGTCAGCACGTCTCCTGCACAAGTAGCTTTTGTTCAGTTGTCTGATGGTGATAGTGAAGAACAGGAAATGGATACAACGCCAGCAATCAGTATTAAACCATTTCAAGGACCGTGGGCCACCATTGAAAAGATGTGCACAATTGTTCCAACTGCACCAGACACCTTAGCCATAGGTTCACAGATTCTTATTCCTACACAACCAAGTTTGGTGTCTGCGCAACCAGAAATAATGACAGTAAAGCAGGAGATTATCTCATCCAAGACTGTCACAGAGGTGCACCGTTGTAATTCTCAGAATTCTATCATCTCCTCACCTGAGGATTCACTTGGTAATTTAACTGGACAGGATGAATGGAGCATCAATGGTGGCAGCAAAAATTCAGCTCCATGTCTGGAACCTGGTAAAGAACCCCTAAAGTTGAAAGTGGAGGAGGATGAGGTTGAGAGGGCAGATACTGATGCCAGATCTGTCTCTCAAGGACTAGCTCAGTGCAGCTGGCAGGAGGAGAATCAGGATGAATGGGAAAGGCAAACTGGATCCCCACATCAGAGTGAGAACGCACAGGAGGACTCAATCCCATCCTCAGCCTCACAGGATGGGGAACCCTCATCTGCAGAAGACCTCCCCACAAATGGTGACTACTCCTGTATGCCAGATGAGCACAGGGCCCAGTGGAGGACTAATATGCAACGGTTGCTAGAGTTGGAGGAACAATGGGACCGTATGTACCATCATGAGCTAGGTATATGGGAGGAAGACCGGGCTCAACAGCAGCAGCAACGAGCGCAGGACAGGGAGCTTCAGCAACAGCTGATAAGTGTCCTGACAGACATCAGAGATGAGCTGCGCCAGCTTAGGCAAGAAAGAGCTGCTGCTCGTCTTAGTCAGCCAGCCCCTACCACTAATGGTTCCAATGAAATCCCTAGTGCCTCTTCTTCTTCCCGCATTACCTCTTCTTCCCGCATTACCTCTTCTTCCCTCATTACCTCTTCTTCCCTCAATACCTCTTCTTCCCTCAGTACCTCTTCTTCCCTCAATACCTCTTCTTCCCTCAATACCTCTTCTTCCCTCAATACCTCTCATTCCCTCAATACGAGCTTACCCACCACACCTTTAATCTTGAAGATCACACCACAGCCCAGTACTCAGCCCAGTACACGGCCCAGTACACAGTTGAGGCGCAGAGGGCGTCCACCTCGTACCATTAGACCAAACACAGAGGCTCCCAAGCAGAGCTGA
- the LOC128660080 gene encoding uncharacterized protein LOC128660080 isoform X1: MSEENLPHWRTSTRSAHRQNQDSSDTAVSDDTSSDPSLSSALHSNNPSNSPTLEPKVELKDEPADSDAACNASDAQMSPSTSQGTSVQVRDSLGLNPLGPSPFTGRKRKANFSNEETDTLVRDVVKHFSALYGSEALRTESTRRNQRRSQLWTQIQKHVNELGYTPRTIDDLKHKWRDLRLDVKRKITQKKAAKPPTPGVTPIIDTKLTPLEDLVASTIGHHCTLDGEQEAMYMEPSVPRQSIFFTCRSPPPVSEVRNERPQTTATPRPNADISVMPPLVSTSPAQVAFVQLSDGDSEEQEMDTTPAISIKPFQGPWATIEKMCTIVPTAPDTLAIGSQILIPTQPSLVSAQPEIMTVKQEIISSKTVTEVHRCNSQNSIISSPEDSLGNLTGQDEWSINGGSKNSAPCLEPGKEPLKLKVEEDEVERADTDARSVSQGLAQCSWQEENQDEWERQTGSPHQSENAQEDSIPSSASQDGEPSSAEDLPTNGDYSCMPDEHRAQWRTNMQRLLELEEQWDRMYHHELGIWEEDRAQQQQQRAQDRELQQQLISVLTDIRDELRQLRQERAAARLSQPAPTTNGSNEIPSASSSSRITSSSRITSSSLITSSSLNTSSSLSTSSSLNTSSSLNTSSSLNTSHSLNTSLPTTPLILKITPQPSTQPSTRPSTQLRRRGRPPRTIRPNTEAPKQS; the protein is encoded by the exons ATGTCTGAGGAAAACCTGCCCCACTGGCGGACAAGCACCAGGTCAGCACATCGTCAGAATCAAGATTCATCCGACACAGCTGTATCTGATGACACCTCTTCTGATCCTTCTCTGTCTTCTGCTTTACATAGTAATAACCCATCAAACTCTCCAACGCTAGAACCAAAGGTGGAGCTTAAAGATGAACCTGCTGACTCGGATGCTGCCTGCAATGCTTCGGATGCCCAAATGTCTCCATCCACTTCACAAGGGACATCTGTCCAAGTCAGAGACTCTTTGGGACTTAATCCTCTAGGTCCAAGTCCATTCACAGGCAGGAAGAGGAAAGCCAACTTCTCTAATGAGGAGACAGATACATTGGTAAGGGATGTGGTTAAGCACTTCAGCGCCCTTTATGGTTCAGAAGCTCTCCGAACAGAATCCACCCGTAGGAACCAAAGGCGAAGCCAGCTATGGACCCAGATCCAGAAGCATGTTAATGAACTGGGATACACGCCCCGCACCATTGATGACTTGAAGCACAAGTGGAGGGACCTGCGATTAGATGTGAAGAGGAAGATCACTCAAAAAAAGGCTGCCAAGCCTCCTACTCCTGGAGTGACTCCAATTATAGACACCAAGCTCACTCCCCTGGAGGATCTAGTGGCCTCTACCATAGGGCACCATTGCACCTTAGATGGAGAGCAGGAAGCAATGTATATGGAGCCGA GCGTTCCAAGGCAGTCCATCTTCTTCACATGTAGAAGCCCCCCTCCTGTGTCTGAAGTGCGAAACGAAAGGCCTCAAACCACTG ctacCCCCAGGCCAAATGCTGACATCTCCGTTATGCCCCCGCTTGTCAGCACGTCTCCTGCACAAGTAGCTTTTGTTCAGTTGTCTGATGGTGATAGTGAAGAACAGGAAATGGATACAACGCCAGCAATCAGTATTAAACCATTTCAAGGACCGTGGGCCACCATTGAAAAGATGTGCACAATTGTTCCAACTGCACCAGACACCTTAGCCATAGGTTCACAGATTCTTATTCCTACACAACCAAGTTTGGTGTCTGCGCAACCAGAAATAATGACAGTAAAGCAGGAGATTATCTCATCCAAGACTGTCACAGAGGTGCACCGTTGTAATTCTCAGAATTCTATCATCTCCTCACCTGAGGATTCACTTGGTAATTTAACTGGACAGGATGAATGGAGCATCAATGGTGGCAGCAAAAATTCAGCTCCATGTCTGGAACCTGGTAAAGAACCCCTAAAGTTGAAAGTGGAGGAGGATGAGGTTGAGAGGGCAGATACTGATGCCAGATCTGTCTCTCAAGGACTAGCTCAGTGCAGCTGGCAGGAGGAGAATCAGGATGAATGGGAAAGGCAAACTGGATCCCCACATCAGAGTGAGAACGCACAGGAGGACTCAATCCCATCCTCAGCCTCACAGGATGGGGAACCCTCATCTGCAGAAGACCTCCCCACAAATGGTGACTACTCCTGTATGCCAGATGAGCACAGGGCCCAGTGGAGGACTAATATGCAACGGTTGCTAGAGTTGGAGGAACAATGGGACCGTATGTACCATCATGAGCTAGGTATATGGGAGGAAGACCGGGCTCAACAGCAGCAGCAACGAGCGCAGGACAGGGAGCTTCAGCAACAGCTGATAAGTGTCCTGACAGACATCAGAGATGAGCTGCGCCAGCTTAGGCAAGAAAGAGCTGCTGCTCGTCTTAGTCAGCCAGCCCCTACCACTAATGGTTCCAATGAAATCCCTAGTGCCTCTTCTTCTTCCCGCATTACCTCTTCTTCCCGCATTACCTCTTCTTCCCTCATTACCTCTTCTTCCCTCAATACCTCTTCTTCCCTCAGTACCTCTTCTTCCCTCAATACCTCTTCTTCCCTCAATACCTCTTCTTCCCTCAATACCTCTCATTCCCTCAATACGAGCTTACCCACCACACCTTTAATCTTGAAGATCACACCACAGCCCAGTACTCAGCCCAGTACACGGCCCAGTACACAGTTGAGGCGCAGAGGGCGTCCACCTCGTACCATTAGACCAAACACAGAGGCTCCCAAGCAGAGCTGA